A single window of Aphidius gifuensis isolate YNYX2018 linkage group LG1, ASM1490517v1, whole genome shotgun sequence DNA harbors:
- the LOC122847358 gene encoding uncharacterized protein LOC122847358 — MSGSKCVKAPRKAYAPKEPHEMSQQEKLRLIDDELNSFYKYCQQAGFTDEEMDIICQPLVETMKRSWFQIFLRVIIGTVIIGILVSATAQLSVVGIHFTAITRLFAIKLLPLWNWQDIYRDNCMINNPFSNPITGEDCVTCQAVETIDRLSDVRYRQLVDDYLNRDAPAIIVDAMDSWAVMNTDYFWFDNITHLYLGNEKLMETVPCSLTSNLRTGSSDLAAFLRRVDSPEVAKWFVHWQNCDINAVKALRKYYQRPYFLSSTVSPAHFNWVLMSSDYSSPSYKRVELDSGLIALAQLRGATQLRLTPINPCNSSCPELIADLHRGEMLVFTNLMWNLEYAPMQGLDNIAILTETVWDEDP; from the exons atgtcggGAAGCAAGTGTGTAAAGGCACCACGTAAAGCCTATGCTCCAAAAGAACCTCATGAAATGAgtcaacaagaaaaattaaggCTCATTGATGATGAGCTTAATTCATTTTACAA GTATTGTCAACAAGCTGGATTTACTGATGAAGAAATGGACATTATATGTCAACCTCTTGTTGAAACAATGAAAAGATCTTggtttcaaatttttttacgtgTTATTATTGGTACTGTTATAATTGGAATACTTGTATCTGCAACAGCACAATTGAGTGTTGTTGGAATACATTTTACAGCAATAACACGTTTATttgcaattaaattattaccatTATGGAATTGGCAGGATATTTATCGTGATAATTGTATGATTAATAATCCATTTTCTAATCCAATAACTGGTGAAGATTGTGTT acATGTCAAGCTGTTGAAACAATTGATCGTCTTTCTGATGTTAGATATCGTCAATTGGTTGATGATTATCTTAATCGTGATGCACCAGCAATAATTGTTGATGCCATGGATTCATGGGCAGTTATGAATACTGATTATTTTTGGTTTGACAATATAACccat ttatatttgggtaatgaaaaattaatggaaaCAGTACCTTGTTCATTGACATCAAATCTTAGAACTGGTTCATCTGATTTAGCTGCATTTTTAAGACGTGTTGATTCACCAGAAGTTGCCAAGTGGTTTGTTCATTGGCAAAATTGTGATATTAATGCTGTTAAAGCAttgagaaaatattatcaacgtccttattttctttcaagtaCAGTATCACCAGCTCATTTTAATTGGGTACTAATGTCATCTGATTACAGTAGTCCAAGTTATAAAAGAGTTGAACTTGATTCTGGCTTAATTGCACTTGCACAATTACGAGGTGCAACACAACTAAGACTTACACCAATAAATCCATGTAATAGTTCATGTCCTGAATTAATTGCTGATCTTCATCGTGGTGAAATGC TTGTATTTACAAATCTCATGTGGAATTTGGAGTATGCACCAATGCAAGGTCTTGATAATATTGCTATTTTAACTGAAACTGTTTGGGACGAGGATccataa